One region of Eretmochelys imbricata isolate rEreImb1 chromosome 2, rEreImb1.hap1, whole genome shotgun sequence genomic DNA includes:
- the EIF1B gene encoding eukaryotic translation initiation factor 1b codes for MSTIQNLQSFDPFADATKGDDLLPAGTEDYIHIRIQQRNGRKTLTTVQGIADDYDKKKLVKAFKKKFACNGTVIEHPEYGEVIQLQGDQRKNICQFLLEVGIVKEEQLKVHGF; via the exons ATGTCCACTATCCAGAACCTCCAATCCTTCG ACCCCTTTGCTGATGCAACTAAGGGTGACGACTTACTCCCGGCAGGGACTGAGGATTACATTCATATAAGGATCCAGCAACGAAACGGCAGGAAGACATTAACTACTGTTCAGGGAATTGCAGATGATTATGacaaaaaaaaacttgtgaaAGCCTTCAAAAAG AAATTTGCTTGTAATGGTACTGTGATTGAGCATCCTGAGTACGGTGAAGTTATCCAGCTTCAAGGTGACCAAAGAAAGAACATTTGCCAATTCCTCTTGGAG GTTGGCATTGTCAAGGAGGAACAGCTGAAAGTTcatggtttttaa